In the genome of Rubripirellula tenax, one region contains:
- the tnpC gene encoding IS66 family transposase, producing MEDFQAPITGPFSAPRDTQPDRTREHMLPCCPDCQGPLKRTGDTRKRRSEDIPEDLKPVITEDILHRDYCPACQKRVEPKLPDVLPRCTLGNRTLVLSAMLHFLQGLTIGQIVDTFNFHLRMKVTPGGLVQMWHRLADLLFSWYEQVHRESLASAKLHADETSWRVRGLTYWLWCFASNDSAFYMIDRSRGSPALQKFFVEAFEGTLITDFWSPYDAVVCADKQKCWPHLLRDAAAVSEKHSDDPEWKSFSRRLIGVYRDAKKLPSQRTELAEPDYDMSVARLEGRLAKLGSESWQHADAARLAKRLSKYGNELLTFLWHDDVPSDNNAGERAIRPAVMIRKNSYCNHSERGALTQSVLMTVFRTLRLRGREPLATILDALAIYAATGNMPPMPQKAE from the coding sequence GTGGAGGACTTTCAGGCGCCCATCACTGGTCCCTTTTCAGCGCCCCGTGACACTCAGCCCGATCGTACCCGAGAACACATGCTTCCCTGTTGCCCGGATTGTCAGGGCCCCTTGAAGCGAACCGGCGACACTCGAAAACGCCGCAGTGAAGACATTCCTGAAGATCTCAAACCCGTCATCACCGAAGACATTCTGCACCGCGATTATTGCCCGGCCTGTCAAAAGCGGGTCGAACCCAAACTGCCCGACGTGCTGCCACGCTGCACTTTGGGCAATCGAACGCTGGTGCTTTCGGCGATGCTGCACTTTCTGCAAGGTCTGACGATCGGTCAAATCGTTGACACCTTCAACTTTCACTTGCGAATGAAAGTCACGCCCGGTGGTTTGGTTCAAATGTGGCACCGCTTGGCGGACTTGCTGTTTTCCTGGTACGAACAAGTTCATCGCGAGAGCTTGGCAAGTGCAAAGCTTCACGCCGACGAAACGAGTTGGCGAGTCCGCGGATTGACGTACTGGCTGTGGTGCTTTGCGAGCAACGACAGCGCGTTTTATATGATCGATCGCAGTCGCGGTTCTCCGGCTTTGCAGAAGTTCTTCGTCGAAGCATTTGAAGGCACGTTGATCACCGATTTCTGGTCACCGTACGACGCGGTCGTCTGCGCCGACAAACAGAAATGCTGGCCTCATTTGCTTCGCGATGCTGCGGCAGTCAGTGAGAAACATTCGGATGATCCGGAGTGGAAATCGTTTTCACGTCGCTTGATCGGTGTGTATCGTGATGCAAAGAAGTTACCGTCGCAGCGAACGGAGCTTGCCGAACCCGATTACGACATGTCGGTTGCTCGCTTGGAGGGTCGCTTGGCAAAACTGGGCAGTGAATCTTGGCAGCATGCCGATGCGGCAAGGCTGGCGAAGCGTCTGTCGAAGTACGGCAACGAATTGTTAACGTTTTTGTGGCATGACGATGTTCCATCGGACAACAATGCCGGGGAGCGAGCGATTCGTCCGGCCGTAATGATTCGCAAGAACAGCTATTGCAACCACAGTGAACGCGGTGCGTTGACTCAGTCGGTGTTGATGACGGTATTTCGCACGCTTCGGCTTCGCGGACGTGAACCACTGGCGACGATCCTCGATGCCCTCGCTATCTACGCGGCAACCGGAAACATGCCACCGATGCCACAGAAGGCTGAATAG
- a CDS encoding PHP domain-containing protein, protein MKLPLLVALFTCTLTLSASAQSPPESSKAPRWWKGNLHTHSLWSDGDQFPEMIADWYRQRDYNFLALTDHNVLSEGTRWMSMSKVIKKSDAGILGRYRDRFGEAWVETRGEPGNKDHEVRLKPLDEFRYLLEQSGRFILIPAEEISDKAEGKPVHINATNIAEALQPIGGETVRQTIENNLRAILEHEKSHGREVLPHVNHPNFFYAITADDLAAVVSERFFEVYNGHPGVNQLGDADHPGVERFWDIANAIRRNSLNIPPLMGIATDDSHEYHGQPGSRPGRGWVMVRSRYLTPEHLIRAMKRGDFYASSGVTLSDVKFYESTRTLSIHIDAEPDTTYRTDFIATLARETDTDTDTDTEHASAEDVKAIDEHRIGVTVATSDDVSPTYLMNGQELYVRAVITSSKPHDDPSFSDQKQQAWTQPVGWSE, encoded by the coding sequence ATGAAACTTCCGCTCTTGGTCGCTCTATTCACTTGCACCTTGACGCTTTCCGCATCGGCACAATCGCCGCCGGAATCCAGCAAAGCACCGCGTTGGTGGAAAGGGAACCTGCACACGCATTCGCTGTGGAGCGATGGAGACCAGTTTCCCGAAATGATTGCCGACTGGTATCGTCAACGCGACTACAACTTTCTGGCGCTGACGGACCACAACGTCCTAAGCGAAGGGACGCGTTGGATGTCCATGTCAAAGGTAATCAAGAAAAGCGATGCGGGGATTTTGGGTCGCTATCGCGATCGGTTTGGCGAGGCGTGGGTGGAAACGCGCGGTGAACCAGGCAACAAGGATCACGAGGTTCGCCTCAAGCCGCTCGATGAATTTCGATATCTCCTCGAGCAATCGGGAAGGTTCATTCTGATTCCGGCGGAAGAGATTAGCGACAAGGCGGAAGGAAAGCCGGTCCATATCAACGCCACGAACATTGCCGAAGCATTGCAACCGATCGGCGGAGAAACCGTGCGACAGACGATCGAAAACAATTTAAGAGCGATCCTGGAACACGAGAAGTCGCACGGACGGGAGGTGCTGCCGCATGTGAATCATCCCAACTTTTTTTACGCGATCACGGCTGATGATTTGGCTGCGGTCGTCTCAGAACGTTTTTTTGAAGTCTACAATGGTCACCCCGGAGTGAACCAACTGGGCGATGCGGATCATCCAGGTGTCGAGAGGTTCTGGGATATCGCTAATGCGATTCGACGCAACTCGCTGAACATTCCACCGTTGATGGGGATCGCGACGGACGATTCTCACGAGTATCACGGCCAACCCGGCTCGCGACCCGGACGTGGCTGGGTGATGGTTCGCAGTCGGTATTTGACGCCCGAACATTTGATTCGAGCGATGAAGCGTGGTGACTTCTATGCGTCCAGCGGCGTCACGCTTTCCGATGTGAAGTTCTACGAATCCACCAGAACGTTGTCGATCCACATTGATGCTGAACCCGACACAACGTACCGCACTGATTTCATCGCGACGCTTGCCCGCGAAACCGATACCGATACCGATACCGATACCGAACACGCAAGCGCCGAAGATGTGAAAGCCATTGATGAGCATCGCATTGGCGTTACGGTCGCCACATCGGACGACGTTTCACCCACGTATTTGATGAATGGACAAGAACTGTATGTTCGTGCCGTCATCACCAGTAGCAAGCCACACGACGACCCGTCGTTCAGTGACCAAAAACAACAGGCCTGGACACAGCCCGTTGGGTGGAGTGAGTAG
- a CDS encoding group II truncated hemoglobin, with the protein MDAESMDAETTYSRIGGESTLRLLVDRFYDLMSELPAAETIRKMHADDLTESRDKLFKFLSGFFGGPSLYIQEYGHPMLRARHLPFAIGESERDQWLLCMNQAIDELIEDKKLASQLKFSFFQTADHMRNAHE; encoded by the coding sequence GTGGACGCCGAATCGATGGACGCCGAAACAACTTATAGCCGGATCGGTGGTGAATCGACGTTGCGCCTGCTCGTCGATCGGTTTTACGACTTGATGTCTGAATTGCCGGCTGCTGAAACAATCCGCAAGATGCACGCCGACGATCTGACCGAGTCTCGCGACAAGCTGTTTAAGTTTTTGTCCGGATTCTTTGGCGGGCCCAGTCTCTATATCCAAGAGTATGGCCATCCAATGCTTCGAGCTCGGCACTTGCCGTTCGCGATTGGCGAAAGCGAGCGCGATCAGTGGTTGCTGTGTATGAACCAAGCGATCGACGAACTTATCGAGGATAAAAAACTTGCCTCGCAGTTGAAGTTTTCGTTCTTTCAGACTGCTGACCACATGCGAAACGCTCACGAGTGA
- a CDS encoding pyrophosphate--fructose-6-phosphate 1-phosphotransferase encodes MSVKRVGILTAGGLAPCLSSAIGALIESYTAKAPEIEIICYRSGYKGLLLGDSFVVTQSIRDQASLLHQHGGSPIGNSRVKLTNVADCVNRGLVQEGQDPLRVAAEQLQTDKVDVLHTIGGDDTNTTAADLAAYLAKHDYDLAVVGLPKTIDNDVIPIKQSLGAWTAAEEGAKFFENVVGEHSANPKMLIVHEVMGRNCGWLTAATAAKYNERLDRLNFLPEAGLSRQRRAIHGVYVPEMHMDMKQEAERLSKIMKQHDCVNIFISEGAGLESIVEEMESRGETVPKDAFGHYKLDAVNPGKWFGQQFAQMLGADKTLIQKSGYYSRAARANAEDIALIGRCAAKAVECALTHDGGVIGEDEDRGNELRAIEFERIKGGKPFDISVSWFGDLLDAIGQPKGGVVETTHA; translated from the coding sequence ATGTCGGTTAAGCGAGTCGGGATTCTCACCGCTGGGGGACTTGCCCCCTGTCTTTCGTCTGCGATTGGGGCGCTGATCGAGTCCTATACCGCGAAGGCACCTGAAATCGAAATCATCTGCTACCGCTCGGGCTACAAGGGTTTGTTGCTGGGTGACAGCTTCGTTGTCACCCAGTCGATCCGCGATCAAGCCAGTCTGTTGCACCAGCATGGTGGCAGCCCGATCGGTAACAGTCGTGTCAAGCTGACCAATGTCGCCGATTGTGTAAATCGAGGCCTCGTCCAAGAAGGCCAAGATCCGCTACGCGTTGCGGCCGAACAGTTGCAAACTGACAAGGTTGACGTTTTGCACACCATCGGCGGGGACGACACCAACACGACCGCCGCCGATCTGGCTGCCTATTTGGCCAAACACGACTATGACCTGGCGGTTGTCGGTCTGCCCAAGACCATCGACAACGATGTCATCCCCATCAAACAGAGTCTCGGCGCTTGGACGGCCGCCGAAGAAGGTGCAAAGTTTTTCGAGAATGTTGTTGGTGAGCACAGCGCGAACCCGAAGATGCTGATCGTCCATGAAGTCATGGGCCGGAATTGTGGATGGCTGACCGCGGCAACGGCTGCGAAGTACAACGAGCGACTTGACCGTTTGAACTTTCTGCCCGAAGCAGGTCTTAGTCGGCAGCGCCGGGCGATCCACGGGGTCTATGTGCCCGAGATGCACATGGACATGAAACAGGAAGCCGAGCGATTGAGCAAGATCATGAAGCAGCATGATTGCGTGAACATTTTCATCTCCGAAGGCGCCGGTCTGGAATCGATCGTCGAGGAAATGGAGTCTCGTGGCGAAACGGTCCCGAAAGATGCGTTCGGCCACTACAAGCTCGACGCCGTGAATCCCGGGAAATGGTTTGGCCAACAGTTCGCACAGATGCTTGGCGCCGACAAGACGCTGATTCAGAAGAGCGGATATTACAGTCGCGCCGCGCGGGCCAACGCGGAAGACATCGCGTTGATCGGAAGATGTGCGGCGAAAGCAGTTGAGTGCGCTTTGACACATGACGGCGGAGTCATTGGCGAAGACGAAGACCGAGGCAACGAACTGCGAGCGATTGAGTTCGAACGCATCAAGGGCGGAAAGCCGTTTGACATCAGCGTGTCCTGGTTCGGCGACCTACTCGATGCGATCGGCCAACCCAAAGGCGGAGTCGTCGAGACGACTCACGCTTAA
- a CDS encoding prolyl oligopeptidase family serine peptidase has product MQKTIAAVVAVLIWASIGDAKELPGTSSMWHGFDRHDFVIDGRNCIVVAPELQAVKRQLEPRPWIWRARFFGHEPQLDIALLERGFYVAYCDVSDLFGSPQAVAHWNAFYDYMVAEYGFAKRPALEGMSRGGLIVFNWAIANPTRVACIYADAPVCDFKSWPGNQGKGGGDPKSWKKCLDAYELTEAEALRYNKNPIDCLDALAANKVPLLHVVGDDDTVVPVNENTAIVEERYKALGGSIKVIHKPGVGHHPHSLVDPAPLVDFVLEHTASSVEVSPVHAK; this is encoded by the coding sequence ATGCAAAAGACCATCGCCGCCGTAGTGGCTGTTTTGATTTGGGCGTCGATAGGCGACGCCAAGGAACTGCCCGGAACGTCGTCGATGTGGCACGGATTCGATCGGCATGACTTTGTCATCGATGGGCGTAACTGCATCGTCGTCGCGCCAGAGTTGCAAGCAGTCAAGCGGCAATTAGAACCTCGGCCATGGATTTGGCGAGCGAGATTTTTCGGCCACGAGCCGCAACTCGACATCGCACTTTTGGAACGCGGCTTTTACGTCGCGTACTGTGACGTTTCCGACTTATTCGGAAGCCCGCAGGCGGTCGCACATTGGAACGCTTTCTACGACTACATGGTTGCGGAGTATGGGTTTGCGAAACGGCCTGCACTCGAAGGCATGAGCCGCGGCGGCTTGATCGTCTTCAATTGGGCGATCGCAAACCCGACCCGCGTCGCATGCATCTACGCCGACGCGCCGGTCTGTGACTTCAAAAGCTGGCCTGGCAACCAGGGGAAGGGCGGCGGCGATCCCAAAAGCTGGAAGAAATGCCTTGACGCGTACGAGCTGACCGAAGCTGAGGCATTGCGGTACAACAAGAACCCGATCGACTGTTTAGATGCGCTGGCGGCAAACAAAGTTCCGCTGTTGCATGTTGTCGGAGACGACGACACGGTCGTCCCCGTCAACGAAAACACGGCGATCGTCGAAGAGCGTTACAAGGCGTTGGGCGGATCTATCAAAGTGATTCACAAGCCTGGCGTCGGCCACCACCCCCATTCGCTTGTCGATCCGGCGCCGCTGGTGGACTTCGTTCTGGAGCACACAGCGTCAAGCGTTGAAGTTTCACCTGTTCATGCCAAGTGA
- a CDS encoding Na/Pi cotransporter family protein yields the protein MIFELVGGLGLFLLGMKNMSDGMQAVAGSSLRRLIGAVTNHRLLATTVGVVVTCIVQSSSITTVMVVGFVNSGVMELAQGVGVIMGANIGTTITGWILVLKVGKYGMPLMGFSAFAYLFSRGDRYRYWAMFLMGIGMVFFGLEIMKDACSIIKELPDFEAWFARFNADTYIGVLKCAAVGCILTTLVQSSSATLGITISLATQGVISYPTAAALILGENLGTTITAFLASLGTTTNARRAAYFHVLFNLIGVFWITLIFQWYIGLIQSIIGVDVAKMVMVDGTETYPNTVAAIAATHSVFNIANTILFIPFVTPIVRFLERVVPSRPFKEKPRLTDLDVRILDTPLLAIEQSRKEILKMGDGCLKMLDWLLELMNAEEPDKSLADRLKQREKVLDSVQDEVAEFVTGLLSANVSHATAEQARRQLRIADEYESISDYIANLDKFDRKLRRDGFRFTPEQRADLQELNRHVAEYVAAVHKGLSTENHNVATSTSASSKRIRDEVKALRRKHLEELSAGSMPPVVSVAFMAALNAYVRVRDHALNIAETIDG from the coding sequence ATGATCTTTGAACTGGTCGGCGGATTGGGCTTATTCCTACTCGGAATGAAGAACATGTCTGACGGGATGCAAGCCGTCGCGGGCAGCAGTCTACGTAGACTGATTGGTGCCGTTACCAACCACCGTTTGCTGGCAACCACCGTCGGCGTTGTCGTCACATGCATTGTTCAGTCCAGTTCGATCACAACCGTGATGGTGGTCGGCTTCGTCAACAGCGGCGTGATGGAATTGGCCCAGGGTGTTGGCGTCATTATGGGCGCGAACATCGGCACCACGATCACAGGCTGGATTCTGGTTTTGAAAGTCGGCAAGTACGGTATGCCGCTGATGGGATTTTCAGCATTCGCGTATCTGTTTTCGCGAGGCGATCGATATCGATATTGGGCAATGTTCTTGATGGGCATTGGCATGGTTTTCTTCGGCTTAGAAATCATGAAGGACGCATGCAGCATCATCAAAGAGCTGCCTGACTTCGAAGCATGGTTCGCAAGATTCAACGCCGACACTTACATCGGCGTGTTGAAGTGCGCGGCCGTCGGTTGCATCCTGACGACGCTCGTGCAGTCGTCTTCGGCAACCCTAGGCATCACCATCTCCCTAGCGACGCAGGGTGTGATTTCGTACCCGACGGCGGCTGCATTGATCTTGGGCGAGAACCTTGGAACAACCATCACTGCGTTTTTGGCATCCTTGGGGACGACAACCAACGCCCGACGCGCGGCGTATTTTCACGTGCTGTTCAACTTGATCGGGGTGTTTTGGATCACCCTGATCTTCCAGTGGTACATCGGTTTAATTCAGTCCATCATTGGCGTCGATGTCGCTAAGATGGTGATGGTCGATGGAACGGAAACCTACCCGAACACGGTTGCGGCGATAGCTGCCACACACAGCGTGTTCAATATTGCGAACACGATCCTATTCATACCATTCGTGACTCCAATCGTTCGATTTCTTGAGCGTGTCGTGCCGTCACGACCGTTCAAAGAGAAACCCCGACTTACCGATCTGGACGTGCGGATCTTGGACACGCCGCTACTTGCGATCGAGCAGTCTCGTAAAGAGATACTGAAGATGGGCGACGGCTGCTTAAAAATGCTCGATTGGTTACTTGAGCTGATGAATGCCGAGGAGCCGGACAAATCGCTTGCCGATCGACTAAAACAACGCGAAAAAGTTTTGGATTCGGTTCAAGACGAAGTTGCTGAATTTGTAACCGGCTTGCTTTCTGCAAACGTTTCACATGCGACGGCCGAGCAGGCGCGGCGACAATTGCGGATCGCTGATGAGTACGAATCGATCAGCGACTACATCGCAAACCTAGACAAGTTCGATCGCAAACTCCGGCGCGACGGGTTTCGGTTCACGCCCGAGCAGCGAGCCGACCTACAAGAGTTGAACCGGCACGTTGCCGAATACGTTGCAGCCGTGCACAAGGGGCTGTCAACCGAGAATCACAACGTGGCGACCAGCACGAGCGCCAGTTCCAAGCGGATTCGTGATGAAGTGAAGGCGCTGCGGCGTAAACATCTCGAGGAACTCTCGGCTGGATCGATGCCGCCGGTGGTCAGCGTGGCGTTTATGGCCGCGCTCAATGCATATGTCCGTGTGAGGGACCATGCATTGAATATCGCCGAAACAATCGACGGCTGA
- a CDS encoding ABC transporter ATP-binding protein, with amino-acid sequence MTSHETDGIVEIHSVSKRYGAIDALRDVSLRIPVGVTGLLGPNGSGKSTLIKSLLGLLKVQSGAGRVLDFQWPRDARIIRDHIGYLPEDDCYIAGLIGIESVTLMARLSGLPSREGLRRSHEMMDYCGFGEERYREVESYSTGMRQKLKFAQALVHDPPLLILDEPTTGLDPDQRVAMLRRIRNLATEHGKSVILSTHILPDVRSVCDHVVILVDGTVRVFDSLENLSRPIKPCMHISTIGDPTRMIEQVERSGYTVHRDIETNSLRVEGIAEEQASVLWQIAAASNTSIRRLEPAVNSLEQIFMDVALGKSPMSSTRADGVDDASS; translated from the coding sequence TTGACATCGCATGAAACCGACGGGATCGTCGAGATCCATTCTGTTAGCAAACGATACGGAGCGATTGATGCGCTGCGGGATGTATCGTTACGTATCCCGGTCGGAGTTACCGGCTTGCTGGGGCCGAATGGATCGGGCAAGAGCACGCTGATCAAGTCGCTGCTTGGTCTGTTGAAGGTTCAATCGGGCGCAGGACGCGTGCTCGATTTCCAGTGGCCCCGAGATGCACGGATCATTCGCGATCACATTGGTTACTTACCCGAAGACGATTGTTACATCGCGGGCTTGATTGGCATTGAATCCGTCACCTTGATGGCCCGGCTATCGGGATTGCCTTCTCGGGAGGGCTTGCGCAGGTCACATGAGATGATGGACTACTGTGGCTTTGGCGAAGAACGCTATCGCGAGGTTGAATCGTATTCGACCGGAATGCGACAAAAGCTGAAATTCGCCCAGGCGCTCGTGCATGATCCCCCGCTTTTGATTCTTGACGAACCGACGACGGGGTTGGATCCGGATCAACGAGTTGCAATGTTGCGTCGCATTCGCAATTTGGCGACGGAGCACGGTAAGTCGGTGATCTTGTCGACGCACATCTTACCCGACGTTCGCAGCGTGTGTGATCATGTTGTCATCCTGGTTGACGGTACGGTTCGGGTTTTTGATTCGCTTGAGAACTTGAGTCGCCCCATCAAACCGTGTATGCACATTTCAACGATCGGTGATCCGACGCGAATGATCGAACAGGTTGAGCGTTCCGGATACACGGTTCATCGCGACATAGAAACCAACAGTTTGCGTGTCGAAGGGATCGCGGAAGAACAAGCGTCTGTGCTTTGGCAGATTGCCGCGGCGTCGAACACTTCGATTCGTCGACTTGAGCCCGCGGTCAATTCTTTGGAACAGATTTTTATGGATGTGGCTTTGGGCAAGTCACCGATGTCTTCGACTCGCGCTGACGGAGTTGACGATGCCAGTTCATGA
- a CDS encoding ABC transporter permease subunit, translating to MPVHDLGYRGWRGERMARWLRPWVVARSGISLVWRRRWLRTMLMLAWLPVVVPAMGIFAFEYSSTEPDLQRAIVQLVSGPLRQPELGRQIIDDPQAARHQVWATLILVFFRYPQLVAMVVLIGLIAPMLVSYDLRTKAYLMYFSRPLSPSQYILGKSAVIWFLLAMIATIPALLLYVLGVLLSPDLSVVMQTWDLPFRILAASAVLMIPTTALAVAYSSLTSESRYATFAWFATWALGFVAYQVLTSTTAIVASVGTGRGRGSRRWENMEFDADRYRLLSPYHTLGKVEAWVFDLDTSSASVVPAVVMLGAITVVSFWLVRRRINARLSV from the coding sequence ATGCCAGTTCATGATCTTGGGTATCGAGGTTGGCGTGGCGAACGAATGGCGAGGTGGCTTCGTCCATGGGTCGTTGCTCGCAGCGGGATCTCATTGGTTTGGCGACGGCGTTGGCTACGAACGATGCTGATGCTCGCTTGGCTGCCGGTCGTTGTCCCGGCGATGGGCATCTTCGCATTCGAGTATTCGTCGACCGAACCCGATTTGCAACGAGCGATCGTTCAGCTCGTCAGCGGCCCGCTTCGGCAACCGGAATTGGGCCGGCAGATCATCGACGACCCGCAAGCGGCTCGTCACCAGGTTTGGGCGACGTTGATTCTGGTTTTCTTTCGATATCCACAGCTCGTCGCGATGGTCGTCTTGATCGGGTTGATCGCGCCGATGCTGGTTTCGTATGACTTACGGACGAAGGCATATCTGATGTACTTTTCGCGGCCGCTTTCGCCGTCGCAGTACATCCTCGGTAAGTCGGCCGTGATATGGTTTCTGCTGGCGATGATTGCGACCATACCGGCGCTGCTGTTGTACGTCCTTGGCGTGTTGTTGTCTCCTGATCTTTCCGTGGTGATGCAGACTTGGGATCTGCCGTTCAGGATTCTTGCCGCTTCGGCTGTTCTGATGATTCCGACGACGGCATTGGCGGTCGCATACTCTTCGTTGACTTCCGAGAGTCGATATGCAACGTTCGCGTGGTTTGCGACATGGGCGTTGGGATTCGTCGCCTATCAAGTTTTGACGTCGACGACCGCGATCGTTGCTTCGGTCGGCACGGGACGCGGGCGAGGTAGCCGCCGATGGGAGAACATGGAATTTGATGCCGATCGATACCGTTTGCTTTCGCCCTATCACACGCTGGGCAAGGTCGAGGCGTGGGTGTTTGATCTCGACACCTCATCGGCAAGCGTCGTGCCGGCGGTTGTGATGCTGGGTGCGATCACCGTCGTTTCATTTTGGTTGGTTCGACGGCGTATCAACGCGAGGCTTAGTGTTTAA
- a CDS encoding ABC transporter ATP-binding protein gives MIELNHVTKMYGNVVGVNDLTLTIDTGAYGLIGPNGSGKTTLINLLIGHLQPTLGSVRLFDSVPADDRRLLRRIGLCPASDVLYPNVSALEWVTYQVRLHGMERRHCTSRAEAALETVGMTSSMRRPMGTYSLGMRQRTKIAQAIAHEPDLLILDEPYNGLDPVGRNDMTRLLKKWTRNGRGLIFASHVLQEIESVTSSFLLIHGGRLLASGTADEIESLLADAPQEICLVGADAGRLIHRLADVDWVDAMEWNQGKSELRVSLREPLAFYECIAKWIHDDGLGTMQLRTPDGNLEAVFDSLLRRHRGESS, from the coding sequence ATGATTGAACTGAACCATGTAACGAAAATGTATGGCAATGTCGTCGGCGTGAACGACTTGACGCTGACAATTGACACCGGCGCGTACGGGTTGATCGGCCCTAACGGTTCCGGAAAGACGACATTGATCAATTTGCTGATCGGCCACCTGCAACCGACGCTGGGAAGCGTTCGCTTGTTTGACTCGGTGCCGGCCGACGATCGGCGGTTGCTGAGGCGAATCGGTCTTTGCCCCGCATCCGATGTGCTCTATCCGAACGTGTCGGCACTGGAATGGGTGACGTATCAGGTTCGGCTGCATGGCATGGAAAGGCGACATTGTACATCGCGCGCCGAAGCCGCGCTCGAAACCGTCGGCATGACATCGTCGATGCGGCGACCGATGGGAACCTATTCATTGGGCATGAGGCAAAGGACAAAGATCGCCCAAGCGATTGCTCATGAACCCGACCTGCTGATCTTGGACGAACCGTACAACGGACTTGATCCGGTCGGTCGAAACGACATGACGCGGTTGTTGAAGAAATGGACACGCAACGGACGTGGGCTGATCTTTGCCAGTCACGTGTTGCAGGAGATCGAGTCCGTAACGTCATCATTCTTGTTGATTCACGGTGGGCGATTGCTGGCGTCGGGGACGGCCGATGAGATCGAATCCCTTTTGGCGGACGCGCCGCAAGAGATCTGCTTGGTCGGCGCTGATGCGGGAAGGCTGATTCATCGGTTGGCGGATGTCGATTGGGTCGACGCGATGGAATGGAACCAAGGCAAGTCTGAGTTACGAGTTTCGCTTCGCGAGCCGCTGGCGTTCTACGAGTGCATCGCCAAGTGGATTCATGATGATGGCCTTGGAACAATGCAGTTGCGAACGCCCGATGGAAATTTGGAAGCCGTTTTCGATTCGCTGCTGCGACGGCATCGTGGAGAGTCTTCATGA